Within Epilithonimonas zeae, the genomic segment GCATCCAATACCAACTCGGGCCCATATCGAAAGTATATCCATTTTCTGTCTGGAAACTTCTTGCACGTCCGCCCAAACTGTTGTTCTTCTCAAAAACGTGAACTTCATTCCCCATTTTCGAAGCATAAGCAGCAGCAGATAAGCCTGAAAATCCCGAACCGATAATTGCTATTTTTTTCTTCATAATTTATCTTTACCCAAAAAATAATCTTTGTAAACCGTGTCCAAAAGTTTCTGACTTTCAATATTTCTGGAAAAAATAGGATGATGGAATTTATCAAGTTTATCCAAAATTTTTATCAGTTCAATCTTTTCCTGATAATTAAGATTTCCAGTAACAATATTGGTAGCGTTCCGGATTTTATCCATTTGTAATTCCAGAGTATATAAACCTTTTTCAGTAATTTTCAGAACTTTGGTTCTTTTGTCGGTTGGTGAATTAGTTTGCTCCACCCAGCCTTGTTTTATAAGTCTGTTGATAATAAGAATACCTGTTGACTTGTCCTGAATATTCTTCTTAATCAATTCCATTTTCGTCATGGTTCCGGACGCTTTGAGATTGATTAAATAAATAAATTCTTCCTGAGTGTTGAATTCCGAATCGGAAATAGCAGATTTGGAATAGGTTTTAGCGTATCGGTTAAGATGAACCAGCAAAGTGCTGATAACACTTTCCGGCGTTCTTCCGTTTTCTTTACCTTCCCAAACTGGTTCATCGTTAACTGACTGTATTCTGCTGACCTCCTTATCGTAAATCCAATGTTTAAATCCATCGATATCATTAGAATAACTCTCTTTTGTGTTTTCAGAATCAAATTTTTCTAGAAGTTGAATAGTGTCTTTTATTATTTTAAAATTCATATTTGCATTTATAATAGTTAAAAAAAATACCAATAATCATACCTAAATACTATATAAATACACTTTATTTGGTTCTCTTTTATAGATTATTTTAAAATTTCTTAAATCATAAATTCATTTTCTTAAAAAAGTATTAAAAACTTTAAAGTTTTAAAATTTTTTGTATTTGTGGAATTGTACTTGCGATATACTTCACAACTTAAAATAAAAGGTTATGAAAACGAATATGAAAATTAAGGGACTATTATTAGGGTTCTCATTAATGACAGTAGGAATGATTAGTGCCCAAACTAGTCCGGCAACCAATGCAGAGATAGAAACGCTTAATCAAAAAATAGTTACAAATCCAAGTGATACAGAAGCTTTGGTAGGGTTGGCAACAGCTTATCAAAATGCAAATGATTGGACATCTGCTATTGCAACCTGGAACAAAATCACAGCAATCTTACCAGATTGGGCTCCTGCATATTACAGTATAGGTTATGCCAATCAATCAGCTAAAAATAATGCTGGTGCAAAAGCTGCTTACGAGCAATATATTGCTAAAGTTAAACCAGAAGAAGTGGATGCTGCGAAGCAAAACTTAGCTTATGCATATTTCTTCATCGCTTTCCAAGACAAGGATACAGATAAGGAAAAAGCAAAACAATATGTCGCAAAATCTTTGCAGTATGACAGCTCAAACCAAGATGCGCTTAACCTAAGCAAAAGCTTGATGAACTAGGAATCAAATTTTTCAATCATAGAAAAGACGCTTATTATAAGCGTCTTTTTATTTTATAAGTTCTCTGCAGAATCTTTGTTTGGTGGGTTATGATTTCCGTTACCATATTTCTTTTTATATAAATAATAACCAATGCCGCCAATCAGGAAAACCGGCCAAAAGGGTAGAAGGAAGAGTAAAATATCTCCAATAACTTTCCAACCGGAAGAAATCGCATCTGCAGATTTTTCTCCAAAACTTTGATTTGCAGATTCTTTTGGCTTCAGATGATTATCGTACAAAGTGATGTCCAGGCTGCAAAGTTTATTAGGATTGTAAGAATCACCTTTGACTTCTAAATTTTTGTTATGGAGACTACCCAACATTGATAAATCTTCTACCAAATAATCGAACTTATCATAAGGAACTTTTGTCGTCAGATATAAAGTCTGAAACTCATCATTGCTCACCAGATTTTCTGTATTGATGATTCCATCATATTTTCTGATAATATCTCTCACCGATTGTTTTGCCAGAGAAATATCGTCTACATTTAGTTCTACAGAACCATTTTTCACCATTGCGTTAACTGGCGCAACTGGTTCTTTTTTTACGGGTTTGTCTTTGTAGATAACTTTGGTGACGGTTTTCGGTTTTGGGATTTCTTTTTTGATTTTCTCTTGAATAGAATCAATCGTTGTTGCCACTTTTTTATCTTCGATATCTTTTTTGAATTTTTCAACATTTTCAGAAATAGAATCGATTTTATTTTTGCTATTCTCGAATGCTTTTTCGATTTCCTCTTTATTTTTAATCAAATCTTTAGCTTTCAAATTCACTGAATCCAAAACGGAATTGGTATCAAGATTATTTACAGTTTCAGAAGCTTTATCAATCAAAGAATCTGCACTGGCGATTGTATTATTAGCTTCCTGTAAATCTGCTTTTTTACACATCGTAAGTGTGCTCAAAATAACGGCGGTCAATATTAATTTTTTCATTGGGATAATTTTATGATGTAAAGCTATCCAACAACGAAAAGAATGATTTGTAAATGAATCCGAAACTTTTTGTAATTTTTTAAGTGGATGAAAATCAGATATTTAAATTGATTTTACAAATGATTTACAAAAGTTAAGAATGAAATTTTAAAGTTTAAAAGAGGATTTTACCGAATTAATTCTAAATTGCTTCTCAAACTAAATGTGATGATAAAATATTTCAAATACTTTCTGATATTGACAATTGCAGTTTCCTGTAAAAAGAAACAAGAAGTTCAAGAAGCTCAACCAATTAAAAAAGATTCTGTTATTGTTGAATCAAAAGCTGTAATTGAAAATCCAAGAGACCAAGTTCAGCATCTTTTCACAGCTAACGGCGGTTCTATTCTGTATCTAAAAAATGGAGATGTCAAAGGACAGGCGAGATTTGATACCGACGGCGATTTCATTACAGAACTGATGAAAACCGAAACGTATTCGCATTACACAGATTATGATGATTATTTGATAGATAAGAAAAATAAGGACACCACTTTTTTCTTTAATGACTTTGGGAGAATAGACGAAGGTTGGCGCATCTTAAAAGGTATCTCTATAGACAATCCAATGCAGGTCGTTTCTTACCAATCGCCGAAAAAACCAAATCCTTCGCAAACAGAAAACATTTCAGAAACCAGACTTATCATTTTTGATATAGAAACCAAGACTTTTGCGGATGAAAATTCACCAGAAGCAGAAACTTATTTCACAGTAATGGATGATTGGGGTTACTATTCACTAGAACTGAATGAGAGTTTTGAAAAGTTGGGCATAAAAACCCACTATATGAAAAAACGGTTTCTGAATCTTGATTTACCAAATCATAAAAGCATAACAATTGATACAAAATCAAAAATCAATGGAGATAATGTCTTGGCATTACTTTATAAAAAAGGTAAAATGCCGATTATCATTTCTTTGATTTTTGGTGATAATAATTTGGATGAAGTGAAGGAGTATTTGAAGTAGAAATTTTTTAATAATATTTTACGAATAAAAAAATCCGCAGAATTTTCTGCGGATTATATATTTTAATGATTCTGAAACTCACTAATAAAATGCAGTTTCACATTCGGAAACTTCTCCTGAGTCATCGTAATCGTAAAAGAAGAATCGGCTAAGAAAACCAATTGGTCATATTTGTCTCTTGCTAAGAAACGCTGTTTCAATCTCGCAAATTCTTTGAATTCCTCAGACTTTTCATCCGCTTCAACCCAACACGCTTTGTGAATACTAATTGGCTCATAAGAACATTTCGCACCATATTCGTGTTCCAAACGATATTGAATAACCTCGTACTGAAGTGCACCAACCGTTCCGATAATCTTTCTGCCATTCATTTCCAGCGTAAATAACTGAGCTACACCTTCATCCATCAGCTGGTCAACACCTTTCGCTAACTGTTTCGCTTTCAGTGGGTCATTGTTATTGATGTAACGGAAATGCTCCGGAGAGAAACTTGGGATTCCTTTGAAATTCAGTTTTTCGCCGGCTGTCAAAGTATCACCAATTCTGAAACTTCCCGTATCGTGAAGTCCGACAATATCGCCAGGGAAACTCTCATCAACAACTTCTTTTTTATCCGCAAAGAACGCGTTAGGAGAGGAGAACTTCATTTTTTTACCTTCTCTTACAAGGAGATAATTTTCATTTCTTTTGAAAGTTCCGGACACGATTTTCACAAATGCCAGACGGTCTCTGTGCTTCGGGTCCATATTCGCGTGGATTTTGAACACAAACCCTGTAAAATTTTGTTCTTCCGGCTTTACCAATCTCGTTTCACTTTCTTTCGGCTGAGGCATTGGTGCGATATCAATGAAAGCATTCAGTAACTCACGAACACCAAAATTATTAAGAGCAGAACCAAAGAAAACAGGCTGTAAATCACCATTCATATAATCTTCACGATTAAACTCAGGATAAACAGACTGTATCAAATCCAGTTCTTCACGCAGCGTTGTTGCCGCTTTTTCACCAACCAGTTCATCAATTTGAGAATCGTTGATATCATCAATTTTAAGAGATTCGCCAACTTTTTGTTTTTTCTCTTCCAAAAACAATTGGATGTTATTTTCCCAAATATTATAAATTCCTTGAAAGTTGCTACCCATACCAATCGGAAGAGAAAGCGGACAAACTGTCAAACCTAATTTCTGTTCCACTTCATCTAGCAAATCGAAGGCGTCTTTACCTTCACGGTCCAGTTTATTGATGAAAACAATCATCGGAATGTTTCTCATTCTACAAACCTGAACCAGTTTCTCCGTCTGTTCCTCAACCCCCTTTGCAACGTCAATTACAACAATTACAGAGTCAACCGCGGTCAGCGTTCGATAAGTATCTTCCGCAAAATCTTTGTGACCGGGCGTATCTAGAATATTGATCTTGTGGTCACGGTATTCAAAAGCCAAAACAGAAGTCGCCACAGAAATCCCTCTTTGTCGCTCGATTTCCATAAAGTCGGAGGTCGCTCCTTTTTTGATTTTGTTTGATTTTACAGCTCCGGCTTCCTGAATCGCACCTCCGAAAAGCAGGAGTTTTTCCGTAAGCGTGGTTTTTCCCGCATCGGGGTGGGAGATGATTCCGAAAGTTTTTCTTTTGCTGATTTCTTGTTGTAAAGACATAATAAAATTTGAGACTGCAAAAATCGTGATTTTAGTTGGATTTTGAAAATCGAGTTTTTCTCAAAGAAAATTTTTAAATAATAATTTAAACATCCCGAAGATTACTCAGATTTAGCAGATTGAAAACTCAATAGAAAAAAAATGCTTAATTTGCTAAATCTGCAAGAGAACTATTTCAAGCTTTTATTTTAGGAGCTTAATCCCGCTTTTCGCTATATCTTTTTTGTCTCAGAAGTTTTGTCATCAAAACAAAGTTTTCAGCTAAGACAAAAAAGGATGCCGCCGCAAAACGAAGTTTCGACGATTCAAATTATAAATAAAAAACTCAGAGTCAATAGGGGAATAGAGGCTATGGGTTTGGTCATCCAATCGAGTTTCTAAATAAAAAGCTCACAGGTAATCCTTTAAGAAAAACACTTCGACTTCGCTCAGTGTGACATCTCTAATACGAAAATCAATAGTAAGACATTATCAGTCTGAGGTAATCGAAGACATATAAAAATAAAATTCCTCATAAAATCCACTTCAGACTTAACAACTTTAAAAGCATTTTAATAAAAAACTTATACCTTCAACTTTATCGAATCTTTGATTTGCGATTAAATATTAATTCTTCAAAATGTTATATTCTGAGTCTTCAATAATATTAATATCCACAACATTCTCCGCATTCTTTATCAAGCGTTTGCATCTACGGCTCAGATTTATTAAACTAAGTTTTTTCCCTTGGTTTTTATAACGTTCAGTCAGTTTATGCAGAATATCAATAGCAGACATATCCACAACACGACTTTCTTTAAAATCGATAACGACTTCTTTCGGGTCATTCATTACATCGAATTTCTCAGCAAAAACTGTCGTAGAACCAAAGAACAACGGTCCAAAAATCTCGTAATGCTTCACTCCATTTTCATCAACAAACTTCCTTGCCCGAATTCTTTTCGCACTTTCCCATGCAAAAACTAAAGCCGAAATAATCACACCAATCAAAACTGCCAAAGCCAGATTATGAAGGAAAACGGTAATCAATGTAACAATTACCATCACAAAAATATCAGACTTCGGAAATCGCTTGACAGCTTTAAAACTTGCCCATTCAAACGTACCGACAGAAACCATAATCATTACACCAACTAAAGCTGCAACAGGCATTTTTCCAATAACTGGCGCACCAAAAAGAATGAT encodes:
- a CDS encoding MarR family winged helix-turn-helix transcriptional regulator, yielding MNFKIIKDTIQLLEKFDSENTKESYSNDIDGFKHWIYDKEVSRIQSVNDEPVWEGKENGRTPESVISTLLVHLNRYAKTYSKSAISDSEFNTQEEFIYLINLKASGTMTKMELIKKNIQDKSTGILIINRLIKQGWVEQTNSPTDKRTKVLKITEKGLYTLELQMDKIRNATNIVTGNLNYQEKIELIKILDKLDKFHHPIFSRNIESQKLLDTVYKDYFLGKDKL
- a CDS encoding tetratricopeptide repeat protein, coding for MKTNMKIKGLLLGFSLMTVGMISAQTSPATNAEIETLNQKIVTNPSDTEALVGLATAYQNANDWTSAIATWNKITAILPDWAPAYYSIGYANQSAKNNAGAKAAYEQYIAKVKPEEVDAAKQNLAYAYFFIAFQDKDTDKEKAKQYVAKSLQYDSSNQDALNLSKSLMN
- a CDS encoding DUF4349 domain-containing protein, with product MKKLILTAVILSTLTMCKKADLQEANNTIASADSLIDKASETVNNLDTNSVLDSVNLKAKDLIKNKEEIEKAFENSKNKIDSISENVEKFKKDIEDKKVATTIDSIQEKIKKEIPKPKTVTKVIYKDKPVKKEPVAPVNAMVKNGSVELNVDDISLAKQSVRDIIRKYDGIINTENLVSNDEFQTLYLTTKVPYDKFDYLVEDLSMLGSLHNKNLEVKGDSYNPNKLCSLDITLYDNHLKPKESANQSFGEKSADAISSGWKVIGDILLFLLPFWPVFLIGGIGYYLYKKKYGNGNHNPPNKDSAENL
- a CDS encoding peptide chain release factor 3; amino-acid sequence: MSLQQEISKRKTFGIISHPDAGKTTLTEKLLLFGGAIQEAGAVKSNKIKKGATSDFMEIERQRGISVATSVLAFEYRDHKINILDTPGHKDFAEDTYRTLTAVDSVIVVIDVAKGVEEQTEKLVQVCRMRNIPMIVFINKLDREGKDAFDLLDEVEQKLGLTVCPLSLPIGMGSNFQGIYNIWENNIQLFLEEKKQKVGESLKIDDINDSQIDELVGEKAATTLREELDLIQSVYPEFNREDYMNGDLQPVFFGSALNNFGVRELLNAFIDIAPMPQPKESETRLVKPEEQNFTGFVFKIHANMDPKHRDRLAFVKIVSGTFKRNENYLLVREGKKMKFSSPNAFFADKKEVVDESFPGDIVGLHDTGSFRIGDTLTAGEKLNFKGIPSFSPEHFRYINNNDPLKAKQLAKGVDQLMDEGVAQLFTLEMNGRKIIGTVGALQYEVIQYRLEHEYGAKCSYEPISIHKACWVEADEKSEEFKEFARLKQRFLARDKYDQLVFLADSSFTITMTQEKFPNVKLHFISEFQNH